A window of Rosa rugosa chromosome 7, drRosRugo1.1, whole genome shotgun sequence genomic DNA:
TTGTCtaatttgtaattttgtatGATAAAAAGGTAATCTATTAAGTGATTTTGTACAGGCCAAGATGGtgggaaacaaatgggtctGAACTTTGATAGAGTGAAGTAAGTAATCTTCTTCGATGTCTCAATTAGTATGTTTCATTTTTTGTGAATTGTTGTTGTGAAATGAACTTGAATTTAGTTCATTTCAAGTGTTCAAGTTAAAGCTCTGCCTTTTATTCTATTTGGGCTGCTCACTGATTcaatttgcaattttttttgttatgctTGTTGCTATGTCAGGGGGACTATTTCAGTTCTGCATGAATTTCAGCAGTTGGGTTATAATAGGTGTATCAGAATTTTAGTGATATTTACACAGTGGGGATGTATCAATCTAGAGCTTGGATGTGTGTGGCCGTTTTGGCCGTGTGCTTGTGCTGGTCTTCACTACAAGCTGGAGCACAAGCGCAGAATATTACCAACCCCGCAAATGTCTTTGATTAGGTAAGTAAACTTGTATGTGATTGGTTGTGTTTTGATTATTTGAACTGTGATTATGTGTAAATGACTTACTTGCAGAAAGGTAATAATCTGAAAATATTAACTTACTTTGCGTATTTTGATATTTTCATCAACTTATTATTATATTGACTTTgctgtttttattctttttgtggTTTTTACTTTGAAGGAACTTCTGCACTGAGTTTGGGAGGTGCGAACTCTTCTGCAACAACCGctacttgaagatttggatgcTGCAAACCTCCAATTCAAAAATATAGTTGCTGTGTGGTTTTTGTTTAGTGATAGGAATCATCAAATCACAAGCAGATTTTTGATTCTTTGAATATTTATAGTTCCTATTTGAAGTTATGTAATATTTAAGTAGTTTAGACTTAGAAATCAGTGACATATGATTTGTGAACTTGTAATGTAGAACTGGAACATTATTAACTATAGGAGAAAAGCTGAGAGAAAAACATCAAGTCTGGAACTCACATCTTCATAAGAAAGTGAGGAATAGACTTGATGAAGAGGTATTTATTCAGAAAATTGCCGAGAGTTGAGTATTAAGTATTTGGTAAAAACTGCCCAGAAAAAATAGGATTAAAACAGGCTAGAATGAataatttggctgaaaaaatACCAATCAGTATTAGGCCCATTCATCTATTTCGGTTGGGCCTGAACCGAAACTAAACCGACCGAAAAGTCGGTAACCGAAAGCTTCGGTCTTGACTTTTTTTGGCACGGTAGTGGTACTGAGTTTGAGCATACCGACAGGATTCGGTCGGTAGTCGGCTCAGTCCAAAAAACATGGTAACCGTACCAAAGCCAGCCCTACTGTTTTGacatcttctttttcttgttcttccatAGTTATGATAGCCACAAAATTTTATGACCTGTTCACCCAATGCTCGTTTCTTATCATCAATTTTCGGTGGTAAACCTAGCAATGTGACAGAGCCAAACGACCCCATTGACCAGAATGAATCTAGCTATAGTACCAGATAAAATTTGTTCCTGAATATTGAATTAGGACGTGGATTATTTCAAATGCCCTTTCATACTTACTGCGCTAGCTCTAGTTTTGAATATATTCTATTTTGTATATACATGAAACTTAGGTTGAAGGAGTCGATAGCAGCCATCTCTAATTGGCTAATCCACCATTGAATGAGCCACAAATAACAACTGCCCTGCAAAACAATGAGTATAAAATGAATGTGCGAATTCTATTCGTTTTTCTCCCACCTGCCAATTGAATCAAATAATTAGCCACCAAATCATGTTTGATTAGAAAACAATACTTTAGCGACTAGCTCCAACCTAGTCACATGCATATAATAGTGTGAAAACGTAAGAAGGCAATTGCATGAATTGGTTATGATGACCCTGCAAGAACAAACCCTGTGGCAAGGCCTGCATTATTGTCTGCATGAAGGTCTCGAAATTTAGCCTTGATTTTGATAATATTGTTTGGAGTATATATTGGAAAAAACCCATGTGATGCATTTGAGTATTAGGATTATAGAAGACAGCGAGGAGTATCTTTTTTGTACAGACAAGAAGTAGAACCGGCCATCTTCTTTTTCAATATGATGCCTTCTCATTATGCCCAATTAGCCCATGTGACATAATTCACAAGAAGGAGAAGCTAACATGAGTTGCTCACCATGTCTCTATATTCATTGACTTTATTCTATATACAATGAGTCACATTCTCTTGAAACCAAATAGGAAGCATCATACACTTACGCGAATTAATGTATTTAAACTGAATTATACACTCACAGTCACAATTTATTGCATATATTTATACTGCaagtaaataaaaaagaatttaaaCACATAGATCCATACTGATATCAATCCATATTTTTTCCTTACAAATTTCATCTCTAAATCATACATCACCTgtctagattgactcataaccGCTGCATTAATAATAAGTTTTTATGTACATTCACCGATCAACGTCAATAATTAATGAACGGCTATATTTTTAGGCCATGATTTTAAAGTGGCGTGGCTTTCAATTGAATTGGTCTTTTGTTTTTTTCGAAAGATAAaaaatgaattacaaactaaaaCAGCCTAAACTTAAAGAGTCAGACAGAAACGCATTAGCAGCAGGAAGGGGTAGAGAACGATCGATCCCAAGCAGAAGTGGCGACTTTATGTCCTAATTTGAATTTGGTCCCAACGTCAATAATGAATTAGGTTGTTTTAGTGGGTTTAGTTTATTATTCCTTTTTTATCTTTTGAATTGCTCTTTTGTTATTTTGAATTTGGTCCCAAAGTCCCAATAGACAATGACTTCTTAAATAATTGTAAGTTACCGAAGACTTTAACGTTTATAACTTTATCCATTTTGAAAGCAAAGAGACGTTGCAATGTATAACCAGACATCAAAATCATAAGAGTCATGGACTAACCACTAAAGTCGTCATTTATTTATAATCCAAAGATCTGATCACTAAATCGTCATCATATACTCATAATCTGTGTATAAACGAGATATAATAGTAATAATaacgccaaaaaaaaaagaaacaaaagaatagtGACTGGTATGGCAAATCACAAAAGCAAATGCGAAAAGATAAGAAGATCGAGACTGTATCAACAAGACTGGATCTCTTGCTTCCTCGGCCGCCGTAGATGACCAGCTAGAAGGACTCTAATTGAAGTAATCAATTTTGCACCTCTTGGTCTCAAAAGTAGTTGCGGAATTCCCATTCGTACTCAAAGGAACCTTCAAGTCACATTCAACTCTGGGCTTGAACTTTCCGGTCTTGATCCGACCGAACTTGAACCGAATCCTCAAATAAAGCTTCATCTCAATCTCGTAAACCCCTGCACTTTTCTGTTGATTAAACTCCTCAAGCAAGTTGGATCCAACAATCAATTGCTGTCCCTGAAACACCGGGTTCAAAACGTTTGTAGTTTTGTGTCCTTGGTAAAACGGGGTGAGAGTGATCGTGCTGAACCTCTGGCCCTCGTAGTTAGCTCTGGCTTCGATGCGGTCGTAGTAGATGCCGAGCTTTTTGTTAGGGTTTCGGATGGTGAGGTTGAGGGCGAGGTTGTAGTGGAGGTTGTTGTCGGAGGAGAAGTTGAACTGGGTGAGGGTGGCGTCGGTGACGTGGAACTTGACACGGTTAGGTTTGACTATGAGCCAGAAGACGAAGAAGGCGAGGCCCATGAAGACGATGGCGGTGAAGATGAGCTTGAAGACGAGGCCGAAGATACAGCTGCAGCAGCAGCCGAGGGGACCTCCGCCGCGGCCGACGCTTTGGTAGGACTCCCTCTTGGGCGGGATGGATGGGCCGTAGTAGGCTCCATTCAAGCCTTGTTTCTCTGACATGGAAGCTGAAactgagaaaagagaaaagactATATATGGAAAGCTAGTGAATGAATGAAATAAGGTAAAAGAAGAGTGGAATATGAAGAAGCTGAGGTGAAGCGAGTTATATATATAGGATAATAGGAAAGTGGGAAATGAGGAATGAGGAATTGGTGGGCTGAGATATTTGTATAATAAGGAAGGAAATACGGCAAGAACGCGTTGGGTGGGTAAACAAAAATCAACGCGCTAGTAGTTTACGTTTACGGAAGACATATAGCTAGCTCTTATCTGAGGCAGCGTGTGGATGCGGTTTGCCGTTTGTGAACTTATTAGAATGCGGGGATGTTTCTTCGTAGCTTCCATGGCGCCACATCGATCGAGGTCGAGTCATTATTTGCTTGACTTCTGTGATGGTTCTTTTCGTGAGTCTGTTATGAGCAAATGACAATTGCGGGAGTTTACTTGGATTAATCACACTTGGCCATTTGGACAAAGGACTATGAAAAAGGGAGTGTCCAAATTAGAGAAAACGTCACTTAAATAGGCAAACTTACACCGACTAGACGTTCACTATATAGATGTTGTAGGGTGCCATTTGTTTTGTGAAGAGCATAGAAATAACCTTTTATCAAACATTTATTCCCAGAATACCAAGCAAGGTAACTAGCTAGGCAGGTAGGTAACGCAAATTTTGATGAAAGAAACTAATTCATTTAGTGGTTGTAGGTGCAATATTAACCTTTGCATGTTCTCATGTTAACCTTGTGTCAATTCCTCTCAAAAACCGATTTTTATGTTCTGGTTCACATAAttgtaaaacaaaacaaaagtcaTCAAACAAATATCTGTTCAATGTTTAATGGCTTCCAATATTTCACTTCTTTATGTACCTAATGCTATGCAATGAAATAGCTACATTTGTTGTTTTAGATATGATATAGGAAGGGAACAACTGCACGGAACGTTGTATATAGACTCCTTTCATATGATATCCAAGAGCCTTCATGTTGATTAATTGTTTATTAAATGGACAATATCACGTTAATTATACTAATTACTCTCATCCTGTCACAAATTTTTTAACTTTCAACCGACtaagttcccccccccccccccccccccccccatatgATATAGGAAGGGAACAACTGCACGGAACGTTGTATATAGACTCCTTTCATATGATATCCAAGAGCCTTCATGTTGATTAATTGTTTATTAAATGGACAATATCACGTTAATTATACTAATTACTCTCATCCTGTCACAAATTTTTTAACTTTCAACCGActaatgtccccccccccccccctagaAATAACCTTTTATCAAACATTTATTCCCAGAATACCAAGCAAGGTAACTAGCTAGGCAGGTAGGTAACGCAAATTTTGATGAAAGAAACTAATTCATTTAGTGGTTGTAGGTGCAATATTAACCTTTGCATGTTCTCATGTTAACCTTGTGTCAATTCCTCTCAAAAACCGATTTTTATGTTCTGGTTCAcataattttaaaacaaaacaaaagtcaTCAAACAAATATCTGTTCAATGTTTAATGGCTTCCAATATTTCACTTCTTTATGCACCTAATGCTATGCAATGAAATAGCTACATTTGTTGTTTTAGATATGATATAGGAAGGGAACAACTGCACGGAACGTTGTATATAGACTCCTTTCATATGATATCCAAGAGCCTTCATGTTGATTAATTGTTTATTAAATGGACAATATCACGTTAATTATACTAATTACTCTCATCCTGTCACAAATTTTTTAACTTTCAACCGActaatgtccccccccccccaaaaaaaacaaaaatcaacctCATAAAAGTCCAAGTTTTGGCTTCAGCAATCAGCATGAATGGGTCACTCTTTTAATTACCCAGATGTGTGTATGACTTAAATGGTTAGCTATCTGCAAGCTGATTGCTCAACTATATGGTCAACTGCTCCTGCTCGTCAAGGCTTAACTTTATGCTTTATGGttcactgatttttttttttttttttaaaggttaACTGAGTTAGCCTTAATTACATGGTTAACTTAGTTAGACTTAATAACTATACAATTCAATATTTAGCTAGGTGATACCATAGCCCGGCTACTATTAGAGACACAAAAGTAACAAAAGCATGTTAATTGCCAATGAGAGTTGGTTCAGTTGGCAAGGGCAGACTTGAGGTGTAAACTCACACAAATTCGATCTCCGCTACCAACAATCTCTCATTTGGTAGGCAATCTAGAAAATGTCCTAAAATTTACGTGTAAGGAAGGAAAAAGAATATAATACTAAAAAGTGAACATGAAAATACCTAGCaatctgctagggttgggacaGCGCCGCTCTTGGCCTCTCTATACCTTCCTCCATCATCGATGGAGCATCTTTCCGGCACCGTTCTCGGTGTCGTTACCTTTGCGCACGGTTTCTACCGGGCGTCCTTACCAGTCGCGGCAAGCATGCTTCCTGACGACGACTTTCTGGTCCCAGCCTCTATCTGATCGGGGTTGGTGGGGAGAAGAACGGGTTGTGCCGCCTTGCTGAGTTGGAACGGCATCGCTTGTGAATCGTCTTCGACCGAGCTGGGCACGTCTGAAAGTTGGTTTACTGGATAGATCTGGTCTGGTGGTGGTGCGGCTTGCGGTGGGCCGTTGCTTGACCATGATCACTGGTGATGGGAAGATGACATATCGGCGGCTGGAGTTAGCGATTTGCTTCGGCGATTACTGCTCTATCGATCTGACCAGCGGGGGTTGGGTTGGGTTTGGTGTAGAAGCTCTTCGGTCCTCCGTGGGCACCGTCCCAAGCCTGGTGGGGCAGGCGGCGACTTCTTGATTCGTGTGAACAGGTCAGGGACGAGGTTCCTCTTGCGAGGACTGGCGGCGCAGCGGCTGGGGTCGAGGACAAGGCAAGTATGGGTGCCCAACTGTGGACCTGGGCTATTGTTTGTTTGGGCTACTCAAGATGGGCTTTTAATTGGGCTATGTTTTCTGTTTGGATTCGCCTATGGGATCCAGGTGACTTTTTACAGAATTTTTTTCTACTATACTTTGGAATTGGAATTTTGgctacttaggtagaagattgctctctactcGACGTATTAATTTGTGTGGAGTGGgtaaggtcggtcacactaccgccggttaccttgatagaaggttaccctctattcgacgcaTTTTTTTGTGTGGAAGTATGGttgaccatactattggtaccgttttacgTAGCCCGGGGTCTGCCCGAtgcctcatcaaatgctttttagCATCCCTTACTATCCTCGCTAcgttttatttccgatgccttgttgcatctagaattttttctgctatttttcattttgatgtAGTCTCTACATCTATAATTTGTAATCtttcttcttattattattaataaaatggttgactattattctcaaaaaaaaaaaataatatatatatatataatactaACTCAAGTATCAAATACAcccaaaaattaaataaaagaacCAAGACTATATATGGAGTATAGGATGCTCATAAATATACAAGCCGCATCCCTCTCGAGAAGACGAGAATGAAGTGCACTATCAACAAGAATTAATGAAGTGCTCTCTGCTCCGCCACAGACTAACAGAAGTGCGTTATCAATAATTAAAGTAATCTACTGAGCACTTCTCCGTCTGAAAAGTACCGACTGAATTCCCATTCTGGTTCAAAGGAACCTTCATGTCACATTCAATTCTAGGCTTGAACTTTCCAGTCTTGATTCTACCCAACTTGAACCGAATCCTCAAATAAAGCTTCATCTCAATCTCGTAAACCCCTGCACTTTTCTGTTGATTAAACTCCTCAAGCAAGTTGGATCCAACAATCAATTGCTGTCCCTGAAACACCGGGTTCAAAACGTTTGTAGTTTTGTGGCCTTGGTAAAATGGCGTGAGGGTGACCGTACTAAACCTCTGGCCCTCGTAAAGAGCTCTGGCTTCAATGCGATCGTAGTAGACACCGATCTTCTTGTTGGGGTTTCGAATGGTGAGGTTGAGGGCTAGGTTGTAATGCAGTTTGCTATCGGTGGAGAAGTTGAATTGGGTGAGCGTGGCGTCGGTGACGTGGAACTTGACTTTAGTGGGGCGGACTATGAGCCAGAAGACGAGGAAGGCTAGTCCCATGAAGACGACTGCTGCGAAGATGATTTTGAAGACGAGGCCGAAGATGCAGCTGCAGCAGCAGCCGAGGGGGCCACCGCCGCGGCTGGGACGGTGGTAGGATTTGCTGGCCGGGACTGAGGGGCCGTAGTATGCCCCGTTTAAGTGGGCTTCTTCTTTCTCTGCCATATATGGAAGCTGAAACGGAGCGAAGGATATATATGGAAGGTGTAGAGTATAATCAAAACTGCTAAATGATCGAATTGGATGAAGAAGATAAGAAGTATTGGTAGTGAAGAAGGTGAAGCGATGTTTATATAAGGGGTAGAGAGGGAGTGGGAAATGAAGAAATTGGTGTACGTGCTGCGTGCTTTTGTATACTATGGACGCGGGTTGAGAAAATCAATAACGCGTTGAGTGTTTATAGGAGAAGAATTCAATATCCCGGCGTAGCTTCCATGGCGCCATCGGGTCGTATATTATATAGCTTTTCCATATATGCTTCTTTAGTTCATTATATCGGGCAAGATTATTCACACGTTGCCACGCGTATGACTGTATAAGGACTACGAAAAGCTTAGTACATAGGAAGTGCCTGACTTAGGGAACACTGATTGCGCAATTACACATAATTAACCCATATTACCTCTAGTTCTCGATTTTTATTCAAGAGAAGTATCTCATTCAAAAATAACTCTGAAATCCTGAAAAGtcaaaaagaacaaaagctTAACATCTTCTACTCCTTCACCACATTTTAAGATAGATGTTAAGCAATTAACAAGCTAAGTATAATAGAATTAAGTAACTTGATGCTGTCGTGTTAATCACCTCTTGGTTATAATGTAACACGAGTCTATATATTAATTTCTGTATATTACATCATTTCTTATTATTACATTATATTCGTTTAGAGAAATTTTAGGATACATACGTGCATGTCATACGCATATTTACAGATGTATAAAAACTTTATTGTCGTTGTGGCAATGCGAATTCTTTTGTGTGTAATCTTAATTTTATTAGAGATATTTACTCCACTTACAACCTTAGTTTGTGAACAAATTTGTTTCAATGTTGTAATTTGGTTCAGTTATACATAACTAGTGTAAAATGAATTTGATAAATTTATTGTTAATACAGTAATCTAGTTCAATTAAATTGTAACTTTAGTTAAACTAAATATAAAATGAGTGCATGCTAAATATCTCAATACCATAAACaacctctattttttttttgttcgtgTCATATAACATCCATATCAAATTTTAATTAACTACCACGTTTTATCATATCAAAAATTGACACCCAAAGCTTGCCCCACTTCTCATCTAATTAAAACGTACACACACCCAAGATTCTGTCTCAATACAGCAATTACCAAAAACAGgataaaattatataaaatttaCAATTCATTCCACTAATGCAAAATACACTGACTCAATACAGCAATTACCAAAAACAGgataaaattatataaaatttaCAATTCATTCCACTAATGCAAAATACACTGACTCCATTCCAAATTTAGTTTCTTCACTTCTCTCCACTACATCAAGCGTAATCCTTTAGTTTCGAGATTTCTAGATTTTCTCTACAAACGCCAGGATAtcattttcagattcatttTTATCGTGTTAATTAAAGATATCCAGATTCTTCATCTTCGACTATGCTTTCATAGTTTTCATCTATTCTTCCACTGCATATTGaaatttgatttgattatgcaaTAGAAATATGTTTTAATTTCAAGCCTATGTTTATGAAATTGAGTATTAAATGTAGACAACAACGTACACTGTTATTATATGAAATGTAGTAATAACAGCAAATGAAATACACCAACAACAGTAACAACGTTGGTGTTACTACATGAAACACAGTAACAACGTTGGTGATACTATGTGACATGCTGATGTTCTTACATAAGAATATTGGTCTTCAACAAAAATCATGTGATAAGGTCTTATATTACGGTCGGTATCAGTAATCTCCTTCCGATGATACTTTTATCAAATCTTTTAAGTAAATTACATATCAACACACTTACAATACAGTCACATATTAGAAGAAATTAAACATTACAAAGATTATTGAATAGTGATTTTTGGTTGGTATTAAGCATCTAcaaacaagaacacaatttgGTCTTAATTAGGAACCATGCAATTGGCCCAGAGGTCAATACAAGGCTTGACCGGTCACTGTGTCAATAAAATATGTCAGGAACTTATCTAAGTAACAAAATACAACTGAGGCCTTTAAAACAAGATGTGAACTAGTACTCTAGACTACCTCAGACTAGCTTAAATCTAAGATATCGATATGTTGCAAGAAGAAAAGGCTTGATAGAATAAGCAAACAGGTTCCGACCAAAAAAACTATAAACAGAATTCTGTTTTTGCTACTTTGGGACCTATCACCTAGCACAATGTATATACAGAAATCACTAAAGTTTAAAAACCAACCTGTGCAGCCATGGGCTGTGCACTCTTCCCAACATGAGATCCAACAACCACAGGGAGATCATACTGCTCAAGATAACTCCACAGATTGTATCTTTTCGGACAGGAGAGACATATACAAAAGTTGTTATTGCATTAAGCAAGGCACCCTGCAACAGttataatataatatatcaaTAACAGTGAAGtaaaattctcaaaaaaaaaaacaaaaaaaaaaaactgaagctTCTCACAATATCCAAATAAGGCACAATGTTAGAATACATACTCCAGACAGCAATTCAGTACAGCCAGTTACCTTTAGATAAGGAGGCACATTTTCATAACCAAGAAGCTTAAACAAAGGCTTAATATCAGGAAaccaattctttcattcaaGGGGATTTCCATTTTCCACTACTTGCAGATATAAAAACAACTTTTTACGTTATTCAAAACCTATCTCCTTCTTAACAAACCATAATCCTGTAGCTAACTAATCCTGTACCTATTTGACTCTGCAACCTCAACTTCTCACCCTGACACACCATAATTGCATAAATCACAATGAAGATCCTCCCTATTCCAAAACTAAAACCCTAGTCCAATGAATATATAACTATGAGGTTCGAAACTAATCCTAGCCAGTCCTTGGATTAGTTCAGTACTTAAATTTTTAGTCATATATTTTCGAAACTaaaaaatttgcagaactaTAAATGTCAAAATTCCATGCTACTCTGCTCTACCTATCTTCTCAAAATGCAGAAAACTAGTCACAGATTGCAGCTAACTAAACCTTCCTAATCAATTGCTACGTTACTGAAGCAGATACAGAAAGAGAAGCccattcaattccacataaCCATATACTAATTAGAGCTTCCAATTTCCGAACCAAAACACCGCCATAACATAAGTCCAAAAACAGTACCTGTAATCAGAATCGGAGGAGTATTGCAGGAAGCGAAAGGAGTAATGCACAGAGAAAAGCGAGCTGATCTTTTTGGGAATCAGAGATAGACGGATCTGAGAGACTTTGATGTTGAATTTTGTATAATTTCAAGGTAAACTAGCAGAGAACTTGAAATTGGAAACTGAGAAAGTAGAAGAGCGACTGGTACCTTGAGAAAGAGGTGGAAATTGGGAGAGTTGATGGCGGAAGGGAAGGACTGCCTGAGAAGTAGCTTAAGGTCTGAAAAGGTGCCCCTTACGGAGGCGACGGTGGTCGCTTCGCCGGTCAATGTAAAGCTAGGTGGCACCGATAACGACTGCTTCGACGGAGGTCGATAACAACTAGGTGGTTCCGATCCCTTCGAACAACTGTGGGAGATGAGTACAGATTTTGGCGCCAACTTCCGAGAGGGTGAGAGTTTTAGGGGCTTTTTTAGTCAACAAGTCGgagtctttttgttttttgtgaaGGCTTCGGAAAATTACCTCACAATTTTCCActatttatgttttatttattttttttggaaaaatttttcttttccttttattttttatttcaaagTTTTAACAACGTTCGCTGCTCGTTGTGGTTTCAAAAATATATAACAACGTGTACCCTTGCttgttaatatctcaattgacaACTTATAAACAACGACGTGCAAAGTGAGTTGTCGACGACCAAATTAACAACATACAAATGACGCTTGTGGTGGTAAATAATTTAGCACAACGCACTTTCCGTGTATGTTATAGAAGATTGTAAGTGACAACGAGCATTTATAGCATGTTGTGAATATGATGTTGTCGTAGACTATTTTtctttgtcacgccccgaattttgaataataagttcaaatccgaaacatgaattaaaccacttaatcaaataaacgttctgaatttttttctcaaaacaacctcaccacacgatacacaaacttcaaatctcgaaacctcgagttcattattacaattcactctcacaagaaatattgtaaaggtctaaatgagcataacacacctcaccggctcacaaagcaattcagattgacacaattgcagctactctacgcagctcgatctccgtcctgattctcttgacctgtaggattacccgctacacaatttgaatagtgtaccgggattgcaacaacacaaacccggtaagcttttgacagcccgtatgagtaaacaaggaattgcacgactttaaagaacaaatcaatttaagtgattcttagtataaaaattgaagtgcacaacgtcacttcaaacatcaatcaactcacatctcaccatGACCATCCAAACAACTAAACTTTCCCTTTCCAATATATACTCAAGGGTATATAATAGTTATAAAAACCCCTCCACGCAGCATGTCATACTCAAAGACACATAAAAACTTGAGGTTATCCCTCAAACAGTAtgatgacagacagactagagctctaactgaatcgtaacctgtcaccttggccaaggttca
This region includes:
- the LOC133719770 gene encoding uncharacterized protein LOC133719770, which codes for MGLNFDRVKGTISVLHEFQQLGYNRCIRILVIFTQWGCINLELGCVWPFWPCACAGLHYKLEHKRRILPTPQMSLIRNFCTEFGRCELFCNNRYLKIWMLQTSNSKI
- the LOC133721671 gene encoding NDR1/HIN1-like protein 10 produces the protein MSEKQGLNGAYYGPSIPPKRESYQSVGRGGGPLGCCCSCIFGLVFKLIFTAIVFMGLAFFVFWLIVKPNRVKFHVTDATLTQFNFSSDNNLHYNLALNLTIRNPNKKLGIYYDRIEARANYEGQRFSTITLTPFYQGHKTTNVLNPVFQGQQLIVGSNLLEEFNQQKSAGVYEIEMKLYLRIRFKFGRIKTGKFKPRVECDLKVPLSTNGNSATTFETKRCKIDYFN
- the LOC133721054 gene encoding NDR1/HIN1-like protein 10 yields the protein MAEKEEAHLNGAYYGPSVPASKSYHRPSRGGGPLGCCCSCIFGLVFKIIFAAVVFMGLAFLVFWLIVRPTKVKFHVTDATLTQFNFSTDSKLHYNLALNLTIRNPNKKIGVYYDRIEARALYEGQRFSTVTLTPFYQGHKTTNVLNPVFQGQQLIVGSNLLEEFNQQKSAGVYEIEMKLYLRIRFKLGRIKTGKFKPRIECDMKVPLNQNGNSVGTFQTEKCSVDYFNY